A window of Streptomyces gilvosporeus contains these coding sequences:
- a CDS encoding NAD(P)/FAD-dependent oxidoreductase: MTKPESAGYDDDYRYDVVISGASLAGSAAAILLARRGVRVALLERRSDPEAYKALCTHSLTANAYPVLDELGLIPAIEKAGAVRNDARWYTRWGWIEPRAAPAGPELPYAYNIRRSTLDPLIRSHAAKTAGVDLLLGHQVTGLVREAGRTVGVRSSTPQGEREIRARLVVGADGKDSAVAKFAEVPARRYENARFGYLAHFRNLPLRDGIGHVWFLEPDMAYAFPNEDGVTVLAVLPDKKRLPAFREDLEGSFLAFVRDLPEAPSIDSAERITKITGTVNYPLHSRKPTAPGVALIGDAALTSDPLWGVGCGWALESAQWLAQAVASAASGQGDLDRSLAMYARRHRRRLRGHQFLAADFATARPFNPLERLMYAAAARDESVARHMHRFASRLIGPLRFLNPVAVAKASAVNIKHRGATARSL, from the coding sequence ATGACCAAGCCTGAGAGCGCGGGATACGACGATGACTACCGCTACGACGTCGTCATCAGCGGAGCCAGCCTCGCCGGCAGCGCGGCGGCGATTCTGCTCGCTCGACGCGGTGTCCGCGTCGCGCTGCTGGAACGCCGCTCGGACCCCGAAGCGTACAAGGCGCTGTGCACCCACTCCCTCACGGCCAACGCCTACCCGGTGCTGGACGAACTCGGCCTGATACCCGCAATCGAGAAGGCGGGCGCCGTCCGCAACGACGCCCGCTGGTATACCCGTTGGGGATGGATCGAGCCGAGGGCCGCGCCGGCGGGCCCCGAGCTGCCGTACGCGTACAACATCCGGCGCAGCACCCTCGATCCGTTGATCAGGTCCCATGCGGCAAAGACCGCCGGCGTCGATCTGCTCCTCGGCCATCAGGTGACCGGACTGGTCCGGGAAGCCGGGCGCACTGTGGGGGTGCGCTCGTCGACACCACAGGGTGAGCGGGAGATCCGGGCCCGTCTGGTGGTCGGTGCCGATGGCAAGGACTCGGCCGTAGCGAAGTTCGCCGAGGTGCCCGCCCGGCGGTACGAGAACGCGCGGTTCGGCTATCTCGCGCACTTCCGCAACCTTCCGCTGCGCGACGGGATCGGTCACGTCTGGTTCCTCGAGCCCGACATGGCCTACGCGTTTCCGAACGAGGACGGGGTGACGGTCCTCGCGGTGCTCCCGGACAAGAAACGGCTGCCGGCCTTCCGGGAAGACCTGGAGGGCAGCTTCCTCGCCTTCGTCCGCGACCTGCCCGAGGCGCCGTCCATCGACTCCGCCGAGCGCATAACGAAGATCACCGGCACGGTCAACTATCCACTTCACAGCCGCAAGCCGACCGCACCGGGCGTCGCCCTCATCGGCGACGCCGCCCTGACCAGCGACCCCCTGTGGGGAGTGGGATGCGGGTGGGCCCTTGAGTCCGCGCAATGGTTGGCACAGGCGGTCGCCTCCGCCGCATCCGGTCAGGGCGACCTCGACAGGTCGCTCGCGATGTACGCACGCAGACACCGGCGCCGGCTGCGCGGTCACCAGTTCCTGGCCGCCGACTTCGCCACGGCCCGTCCGTTCAACCCCTTGGAGCGGCTGATGTATGCGGCGGCGGCCCGCGACGAGTCGGTGGCGCGGCATATGCACCGGTTCGCATCCCGTCTGATCGGACCGCTGCGCTTCTTGAACCCCGTGGCGGTGGCCAAGGCTTCGGCCGTCAACATCAAGCATCGCGGGGCGACTGCGCGGTCACTGTGA
- a CDS encoding peptidoglycan-binding domain-containing protein has translation MSTRKMTARLGVLAAAVTVIIGGLSATADASPNAATLQYGSQGWGVKCVQQAVNDWVWRTRGDWPLKVDGSFGSGTRTWVKKFQSASGVSADGVVGKQTGNSVLDNLQGDSTWRHDCYDYVPSTHG, from the coding sequence ATGTCCACTCGGAAGATGACGGCGCGGCTCGGTGTGCTGGCCGCTGCCGTAACGGTGATCATCGGCGGTCTGTCCGCGACGGCGGACGCCTCGCCCAACGCGGCCACACTCCAGTACGGGAGCCAGGGCTGGGGAGTGAAGTGTGTGCAGCAGGCCGTCAACGACTGGGTGTGGCGGACCCGCGGTGACTGGCCGCTGAAGGTGGACGGCAGTTTCGGGTCCGGGACCCGGACCTGGGTCAAGAAGTTCCAGTCCGCCTCCGGTGTCTCCGCCGACGGCGTCGTGGGCAAGCAGACCGGCAACAGCGTGCTGGACAACCTTCAGGGCGACAGCACATGGCGACACGACTGCTACGACTACGTCCCCAGCACCCACGGCTGA
- a CDS encoding helix-turn-helix domain-containing protein, producing MEDDGSALTDFAAGLRLLRDKAGKPTYRQLAAKAHYSSTTLADAAGGRKLPSLEVTLAFVRACGGDEEEWRARWHEVAAGLAPASPSGRDRAGTEEDRPCPYVGLAAFQQEDASWFFGRERLTDDLVTRVRADRFVAVFGASGSGKSSLLRAGLIPSVSGGDADGGPEWPALLFTPGAHPLEECAARLAAFAGGTAPALHRELSGDPRALHQAVLQALATRDCPDGTDLLLVVDQFEEVFTLCRSKDERDGFVTALLTAAQAANSRTRVVIGVRADFYASCSEHPELVAALQDAQLLVGPMSTEDLRRAVSRPAVRSECAVETALLARVVAEATGQTNVLPLVSHAMRETWLRRRGNTLTLSGYEAAGGIPHALANTAEALYQQLSAEQQRLTRSVLLRMVALGEGTDDTKRPVPRADLGPDTGAVLDLLARARLVTLDRDGAELTHEALLHAWPRLRRWIDEDRAGLVMHQQITEAAAVWQRQGRDPGALYRGGVLAAARQWAATRGDALVPGPRVEEFLAASVRHAGRATRLLRAGIAVVCVLVLVASVAAVVAFNKSATAQAERNNAIAGQVAEVQAQADQLRETDPSLAAQLDIAAYRIRPQPLLRTDLISAAGAPVSRPLAAGSGTVYAVAYSPDRRTLAAAGADGLIRLWNVADPADPVPLGRPVASHSQWVYWLAFSPDGRTLASAGRDRTVRLWNVTRPAHPAPWGPPLTGHKSYVFSVSFSRDGHTLASASDDGTVRLWNVADPVHPQRLGQPLKGHDHGAVASAAFSPDGRTLASAGHDHTIRLWDVADPARPRRLGQLTGFKDTAYAVAFSPDGRLLAGVGNDRTVRLWNVADPADPVPLGAPLTAHHDSVYAVAFSPDGRVMATAGADHTVRLWNVMDPSAPVPIGQPLTGHTEYVYWLAFSPDGHSLASAGADHTVRLWHLPSTLLPDPSYVNTVAFSPVRHILASGSTDSTVRLWNDADPARPTLLGRPLTGHHNAVRKVAFRPDGRFLASASRDGTIRLWDVRNPARAALVGQPLTGHRGEVNSVAFSPDGRTLASAGLHDKQVRLWDVSRPAHATGLGEPLTAHSGPVTAVAFSPRGHVLATASSDDTTRLWDVTRPARPVPLGHPLAVRSGGVYGVAFSPDGRTLATANVDHTVRLWNVTDPARPRTLAEPLTGHTSFVYAIAFSPDGHTLASSSDDHTVDLWNVTDPDHPSQLGTALVGHTGPIDDVAFGPDGHTLASASDDRTLRLWTLEPDRAIRRLCAATGGVTARQWHQYVPELALNQPCS from the coding sequence TTGGAGGACGACGGCAGCGCATTGACCGACTTTGCCGCGGGGTTGCGCCTGTTGCGGGACAAGGCGGGCAAGCCCACGTACCGCCAACTGGCGGCGAAGGCGCATTACTCGTCGACGACACTCGCCGATGCGGCCGGGGGCCGAAAGCTGCCCAGTCTGGAGGTCACGCTCGCCTTCGTCCGGGCCTGCGGGGGCGACGAGGAGGAATGGAGGGCGCGCTGGCACGAGGTCGCTGCGGGCCTCGCCCCCGCGTCGCCGAGCGGGCGGGACCGCGCGGGCACGGAAGAGGACCGGCCATGCCCCTATGTGGGCCTTGCCGCATTCCAGCAGGAGGACGCCTCCTGGTTCTTCGGGCGCGAAAGACTCACGGACGACCTGGTCACCCGGGTCCGCGCCGATCGGTTCGTCGCGGTGTTCGGGGCGTCGGGATCGGGCAAGTCCTCGCTGCTGCGGGCCGGTCTGATCCCGAGCGTGAGCGGGGGCGATGCGGACGGCGGCCCCGAGTGGCCGGCCCTGCTGTTCACCCCGGGCGCGCATCCGCTGGAGGAGTGCGCGGCCCGTCTCGCGGCCTTCGCCGGGGGCACGGCCCCGGCACTGCACAGGGAGCTGAGCGGCGACCCCCGGGCCCTGCACCAGGCGGTGCTGCAGGCGCTGGCCACAAGGGATTGCCCCGACGGCACGGATCTGCTGCTGGTCGTCGACCAGTTCGAAGAGGTCTTCACCCTGTGCCGGAGCAAGGACGAACGCGACGGCTTCGTCACCGCGTTACTCACCGCGGCCCAGGCCGCCAACAGCCGTACCCGCGTGGTCATCGGTGTCCGGGCCGACTTCTACGCGAGTTGCTCGGAGCACCCCGAACTCGTCGCGGCCCTCCAGGACGCCCAGTTGCTCGTCGGCCCCATGTCGACGGAGGACCTGCGCCGTGCCGTCAGCCGGCCGGCCGTCCGCTCCGAATGCGCCGTGGAGACAGCGCTGCTGGCCCGTGTCGTGGCGGAGGCCACCGGACAGACCAACGTCCTGCCGCTGGTCTCCCACGCCATGCGGGAAACCTGGCTCCGCCGCCGCGGCAACACGCTGACCCTGAGCGGCTACGAGGCCGCGGGTGGCATCCCGCACGCCCTGGCCAACACCGCCGAGGCCCTCTACCAGCAGTTGAGCGCCGAGCAGCAGCGGCTCACCCGCTCCGTCCTGCTGCGGATGGTGGCCCTCGGCGAGGGCACCGACGACACCAAACGCCCCGTACCGCGGGCGGACCTCGGCCCGGACACCGGCGCCGTGCTCGACCTGCTCGCCCGGGCGCGGCTGGTCACTCTGGACAGGGACGGAGCCGAGCTCACCCACGAGGCGCTGCTGCACGCCTGGCCCCGGCTGCGCCGCTGGATCGACGAGGACCGGGCCGGTCTGGTCATGCACCAGCAGATCACCGAGGCGGCCGCCGTCTGGCAGCGGCAGGGGCGCGACCCGGGCGCCCTGTACCGGGGCGGCGTCCTGGCCGCGGCGCGTCAGTGGGCCGCCACCCGCGGCGACGCGCTGGTTCCCGGTCCCCGCGTCGAGGAGTTCCTCGCCGCGTCCGTCCGGCACGCGGGCCGCGCGACCCGGTTGCTTCGCGCCGGAATCGCCGTCGTGTGCGTCCTCGTGCTCGTCGCGTCCGTGGCCGCCGTCGTGGCGTTCAACAAGAGCGCGACCGCCCAGGCCGAGCGCAACAACGCCATCGCGGGGCAGGTGGCGGAGGTCCAGGCCCAGGCCGACCAGCTGCGGGAGACCGATCCTTCGCTCGCCGCCCAACTCGACATCGCCGCCTACCGCATCCGTCCGCAGCCGCTGCTGCGCACCGACCTGATCAGCGCCGCCGGCGCCCCGGTGTCCCGGCCCCTGGCCGCCGGGAGCGGCACCGTGTACGCCGTGGCCTACAGCCCCGACCGCCGTACCCTGGCCGCGGCGGGAGCGGACGGCCTGATCCGGCTGTGGAACGTCGCGGACCCGGCCGACCCGGTGCCACTCGGCCGCCCCGTGGCCAGCCACAGCCAGTGGGTCTACTGGCTCGCCTTCAGCCCCGACGGCCGCACCCTGGCCTCCGCCGGACGCGACCGCACCGTCCGGCTGTGGAACGTCACCCGCCCGGCACACCCCGCCCCCTGGGGGCCGCCGCTGACCGGCCACAAGAGTTACGTCTTCTCCGTCTCCTTCAGCCGGGACGGACACACGCTCGCCAGCGCGAGCGACGACGGTACGGTCCGGCTGTGGAACGTCGCCGATCCGGTCCACCCGCAGCGGCTCGGACAACCGCTGAAGGGCCACGACCACGGTGCCGTGGCCTCGGCCGCGTTCAGCCCCGACGGCCGCACCCTCGCCAGTGCGGGGCACGATCACACCATTCGGCTGTGGGACGTCGCCGACCCCGCCCGCCCGCGGCGTCTGGGACAGCTCACGGGCTTCAAGGACACCGCCTACGCCGTCGCCTTCAGCCCCGACGGCCGCCTCCTGGCGGGCGTGGGCAACGACCGCACCGTCCGGCTGTGGAACGTCGCGGACCCGGCCGATCCGGTGCCGCTCGGTGCGCCCCTGACCGCTCACCACGACTCTGTGTACGCGGTCGCCTTCAGCCCGGACGGACGCGTGATGGCCACCGCCGGAGCGGACCACACCGTCCGGCTGTGGAACGTCATGGACCCTTCCGCACCCGTCCCGATCGGGCAGCCCCTCACCGGTCACACCGAATACGTCTACTGGCTGGCGTTCAGCCCCGACGGGCACAGCCTGGCCTCGGCCGGGGCCGACCACACCGTCAGACTCTGGCACCTCCCGAGCACCCTTCTGCCGGACCCGAGCTACGTCAACACCGTGGCCTTCAGCCCCGTACGGCACATCCTGGCCAGCGGCAGCACCGACAGCACCGTCCGCCTGTGGAACGACGCCGACCCCGCACGGCCCACACTCCTCGGCCGTCCTCTGACGGGGCATCACAACGCCGTGCGGAAGGTGGCGTTCCGCCCCGACGGCAGGTTCCTGGCCAGCGCCAGCCGGGACGGCACCATCCGGCTGTGGGACGTCCGGAACCCCGCGCGGGCCGCGCTGGTGGGACAGCCGCTCACCGGCCACCGGGGTGAGGTCAACTCGGTCGCCTTCAGCCCGGACGGCCGGACGCTGGCGAGCGCGGGCCTGCACGACAAGCAGGTCCGCCTGTGGGACGTCTCGCGGCCGGCGCACGCCACCGGCCTGGGGGAGCCGCTCACCGCCCACAGCGGACCGGTCACCGCCGTGGCCTTCAGCCCACGAGGGCATGTGCTGGCCACGGCCTCCTCGGACGACACCACCCGGCTGTGGGACGTGACCCGTCCGGCGAGGCCCGTCCCGCTGGGCCACCCCCTCGCCGTCCGGAGCGGCGGTGTGTACGGGGTGGCGTTCAGCCCCGACGGCCGGACCCTGGCCACGGCCAACGTCGACCACACGGTACGGCTGTGGAACGTCACCGACCCCGCACGGCCGCGGACCCTGGCCGAGCCCCTGACCGGCCACACCAGCTTCGTGTACGCGATCGCCTTCAGCCCGGACGGGCACACCCTGGCCAGCAGCAGCGACGACCACACCGTGGACCTGTGGAACGTCACCGACCCGGACCATCCGTCCCAGCTGGGTACCGCTCTCGTCGGCCACACCGGGCCGATTGACGACGTGGCCTTCGGCCCCGACGGCCACACCCTCGCCAGCGCGAGCGACGATCGCACCCTACGACTGTGGACCCTCGAGCCCGACCGGGCGATCCGGCGGCTGTGCGCCGCGACCGGCGGTGTCACCGCGCGGCAGTGGCATCAGTACGTGCCCGAACTGGCCCTGAACCAGCCCTGCTCCTGA
- a CDS encoding peptidoglycan-binding protein, protein MLTSVPATNAPATRHPKRRSRRTAVGLLTAALAAGALAAVPGQASAAPASTVRPAAASSQIKLAQRDLNGLAYNAGDVDGVGGPKTKAATLSFQSDRCLGVDGVIGPQTLAGLTSVVKQVQAKAGAPANGDYGTPTTSAVKSYQAAHHLSADGIAGEQTMKTMGIERLVKSCHATTGLRARIVKTAKSQIGVTADSHKCVPGKPYSVCNEWCAAFATWAWRQAGADIPFMTYVPRVYDWAVAHHKWVGTSGLGTAKPGDLIIFGSAHNRYHIGVVDQVSGATVRVISGNTSNPARPGQYGVFDKSYPLSGSVFYGLVRP, encoded by the coding sequence ATGCTCACCAGCGTCCCTGCCACCAACGCTCCTGCAACCCGGCATCCGAAACGGCGCTCCCGGCGGACCGCTGTCGGTCTGCTGACCGCCGCGCTCGCGGCCGGTGCCCTGGCGGCCGTGCCGGGCCAGGCTTCGGCGGCCCCCGCGTCAACGGTCAGGCCGGCCGCCGCCTCGTCCCAGATCAAGCTGGCCCAACGCGACCTCAACGGCCTGGCCTACAACGCCGGTGACGTGGACGGCGTCGGCGGCCCCAAGACCAAGGCGGCGACGCTGTCCTTCCAGAGCGACCGGTGCCTCGGCGTCGACGGCGTCATCGGCCCGCAGACGCTCGCCGGACTCACGTCCGTGGTCAAGCAGGTCCAGGCCAAGGCCGGAGCCCCGGCCAACGGCGACTACGGAACGCCCACGACCAGCGCGGTGAAGAGCTACCAGGCCGCCCACCACCTCTCGGCGGACGGCATCGCCGGAGAGCAGACGATGAAGACCATGGGCATCGAGCGGCTCGTCAAGAGCTGCCACGCCACGACCGGACTCCGGGCCAGGATCGTCAAGACAGCCAAGAGCCAGATCGGCGTCACGGCCGACTCCCACAAGTGCGTTCCCGGCAAGCCGTACAGCGTGTGCAACGAATGGTGCGCCGCCTTCGCCACCTGGGCCTGGCGCCAAGCCGGTGCCGACATCCCCTTCATGACTTACGTGCCCCGCGTCTACGACTGGGCCGTCGCACACCACAAGTGGGTCGGCACCAGCGGCCTCGGTACCGCCAAGCCCGGAGACCTGATCATCTTCGGCAGCGCGCACAACCGGTACCACATCGGCGTCGTCGACCAGGTCAGCGGTGCGACCGTGCGCGTCATCTCGGGCAACACGTCCAACCCCGCCCGTCCCGGCCAGTACGGCGTCTTCGACAAGAGCTACCCGCTGTCCGGATCCGTCTTCTACGGCCTGGTGCGCCCGTAA
- a CDS encoding GH25 family lysozyme: MRYPHARRGAVGRSGWRVRGAAVLAAGLAALCIDVHGVAHADTTAATGAAPSTGQVRGLDVSGHNPHIDWKATAAKGAAFAYVKATEGVSYTNSYFSQQYNGAAGAGLIRGAYHFARPDASGGRAQADYFLAHGGKWRRDGTTLPGALDIEAKSPSDTCWGLSRSAMTSWITAFVNEYHARTGRHPAIYTAAGWWATCTGNYRGFGKTAPLWIVNQSGTPTPLPAGWNTYTVWQTAAKGTFPGDQDVFNGSQKDLKTFALGDYTPPLPAPNWPLVQQGQTGRQVTTVQYLLGAHGASLTVDGRFGTGTRDAVISFQRAQGLTPDGLVGPATWQHLIATVRNGDTGAAVRAVQDELKAHGAAVTVDGRFGAGTRDAVITFQRSRGLTPDGVVGPNTWMNLVS, from the coding sequence ATGAGGTATCCCCATGCCCGCAGGGGCGCGGTGGGCAGATCCGGGTGGCGGGTCCGCGGTGCGGCGGTGCTCGCCGCCGGGCTCGCGGCCCTGTGCATCGACGTCCACGGCGTGGCCCACGCGGACACCACCGCGGCCACCGGGGCGGCCCCGTCCACGGGCCAGGTGCGCGGGCTCGACGTGAGCGGCCACAACCCCCATATCGACTGGAAAGCGACGGCCGCCAAGGGCGCCGCCTTCGCCTACGTGAAGGCGACCGAAGGCGTCAGCTACACCAACAGCTACTTCTCCCAGCAGTACAACGGGGCGGCCGGCGCCGGCCTGATCCGCGGCGCCTACCACTTCGCCCGCCCGGACGCCTCCGGCGGACGCGCCCAGGCCGACTACTTCCTGGCCCACGGCGGCAAGTGGAGGCGCGACGGCACAACCCTCCCCGGAGCCCTGGACATCGAGGCCAAATCGCCCAGTGACACCTGCTGGGGACTCAGCCGCAGCGCAATGACCAGCTGGATCACGGCATTCGTGAACGAGTACCACGCCCGCACAGGTCGCCACCCGGCGATCTACACCGCCGCCGGCTGGTGGGCGACCTGCACCGGGAACTACCGAGGCTTCGGCAAAACCGCCCCCCTGTGGATCGTCAACCAGTCCGGCACACCCACCCCGCTCCCCGCCGGCTGGAACACCTACACCGTCTGGCAGACCGCCGCCAAGGGCACCTTCCCGGGGGACCAGGACGTCTTCAACGGCAGCCAAAAGGACCTGAAGACGTTCGCCCTGGGTGACTACACGCCCCCTCTGCCGGCTCCCAACTGGCCTCTGGTGCAACAGGGACAGACAGGCCGACAGGTGACCACCGTGCAGTATCTGCTCGGCGCCCACGGGGCGTCCCTCACGGTGGACGGCCGGTTCGGGACGGGAACCCGGGACGCCGTGATCTCGTTCCAGCGGGCCCAGGGGCTGACCCCCGACGGCCTCGTGGGGCCGGCCACCTGGCAACACCTGATCGCCACCGTGCGGAACGGCGACACCGGCGCGGCCGTGCGGGCAGTCCAGGACGAGCTGAAGGCCCACGGCGCCGCCGTCACGGTGGACGGCCGGTTCGGGGCCGGAACCCGGGACGCCGTGATCACCTTCCAGAGGTCCAGGGGGCTCACCCCGGACGGCGTCGTCGGCCCGAACACCTGGATGAACCTGGTGAGTTGA
- a CDS encoding DUF4177 domain-containing protein → MSSPFAYEYKVVTFRESLIGDALDSDKLEKVLNKHAEDGWGLKAITSADVKGRIGPGAVEGLLLTFERPRG, encoded by the coding sequence ATGAGCAGCCCCTTTGCGTACGAATACAAGGTCGTCACCTTCCGGGAGTCGTTGATCGGCGACGCGCTGGACAGCGACAAACTGGAGAAGGTTCTGAACAAGCATGCCGAGGACGGCTGGGGCCTGAAGGCCATCACCTCCGCCGACGTGAAGGGTCGTATAGGTCCCGGGGCCGTGGAGGGGCTGCTGCTGACCTTCGAGCGTCCGCGCGGGTAA
- a CDS encoding DUF1330 domain-containing protein, translated as MPAYVISEVEVLDEQLADRYRTLAEASIRLYGGRYIIRGAMPEAAEGTWTSSRRLVVVEFPDRERARQWYTSPEYEEALQLRETALERRLLFVDGLPEELL; from the coding sequence ATGCCTGCTTACGTGATCTCCGAAGTTGAGGTGCTGGACGAGCAACTGGCCGACAGATACCGCACGTTGGCGGAGGCTTCCATCCGTCTCTACGGCGGCCGCTATATCATCCGCGGCGCTATGCCCGAGGCCGCGGAAGGGACCTGGACTTCCTCCCGCCGACTGGTCGTCGTCGAGTTCCCCGACAGGGAGCGGGCCAGGCAGTGGTACACGTCCCCCGAATACGAGGAAGCCCTCCAGCTACGGGAGACAGCACTGGAACGACGGCTACTGTTCGTCGATGGCCTTCCCGAGGAGCTGTTGTAG
- a CDS encoding serine hydrolase domain-containing protein produces MTFKPPSSNAGTATTAGRRRRVPMAALACAVLGAVTLGTAVPAVAAPAAPAARPATTGDTTGDRLPELDPQALQHALSSAPDRVTGVLARVSGPDGHWTGTYGTADIMTGAPVPVDGRFRLGSVTKTFIATVMLQLAAEGRVDLDQPVQRYLPDVLPDSYPPIPVRTLLNFTSSLPELTADDLPTTPDGIVEHRFDDHPLSELVAKAVRHKRPFTHPGCMQVYGATGYYVAAMLVEELTGHTYQQEITTRILQPLHLRDTTAPQTDTTIPGPHSDGYIAVPRPDGGSQLVDITEQNPGAGGMISTTADLDRFLTALFRGRLLSSTEQAELFDVPDVPYLGGTAHDPGQGRAYYAAGLMRVTLPNGVTVWGKTGTTFGYTNGMFTTRDLRRRLVYSFNPTTGGGNDLALVNRILSATFAP; encoded by the coding sequence ATGACTTTCAAGCCTCCTTCCTCCAACGCCGGGACCGCGACGACAGCGGGCCGACGCAGGCGGGTGCCGATGGCGGCGCTCGCCTGCGCGGTGCTCGGCGCGGTGACGCTGGGCACGGCCGTCCCGGCGGTCGCGGCGCCCGCGGCGCCCGCCGCGCGGCCTGCCACCACCGGCGACACCACCGGCGACCGGTTGCCGGAGCTGGATCCGCAGGCGTTGCAGCATGCCCTGTCGAGCGCACCCGACCGCGTCACGGGCGTGCTGGCACGCGTGAGCGGGCCGGACGGCCACTGGACCGGGACGTACGGCACCGCCGACATCATGACCGGCGCGCCGGTGCCGGTGGACGGCCGGTTCCGTCTCGGCAGCGTGACCAAGACCTTTATCGCCACCGTGATGCTGCAACTGGCCGCCGAGGGCCGCGTCGACCTCGACCAGCCCGTCCAGCGGTACCTGCCGGACGTCCTGCCCGACAGCTACCCGCCGATACCCGTCCGCACCCTGCTCAACTTCACCAGCAGCCTCCCCGAACTGACCGCGGACGACCTGCCCACCACCCCGGACGGCATCGTCGAGCACCGCTTCGACGACCACCCGCTCTCCGAACTCGTCGCCAAGGCCGTCCGGCACAAACGCCCCTTCACCCACCCCGGTTGCATGCAGGTCTACGGAGCCACCGGCTACTACGTCGCCGCCATGCTCGTCGAGGAGCTCACCGGACACACCTACCAGCAGGAGATCACCACCCGAATCCTGCAACCGTTGCACCTGCGCGACACCACTGCCCCGCAGACCGACACCACGATCCCCGGCCCCCACTCCGACGGCTACATCGCGGTACCTCGGCCGGACGGCGGATCGCAGCTGGTCGACATCACCGAACAGAATCCCGGCGCCGGCGGCATGATCTCCACCACCGCCGACCTCGACCGCTTCCTGACCGCACTCTTCCGGGGACGACTGCTGTCCTCGACCGAGCAGGCGGAACTGTTCGACGTCCCCGACGTCCCCTACCTCGGCGGCACCGCCCACGACCCGGGACAGGGCCGCGCCTACTACGCCGCCGGCCTGATGCGCGTGACCCTGCCCAATGGCGTGACGGTGTGGGGCAAGACCGGCACCACCTTCGGCTACACGAACGGCATGTTCACCACCCGCGACCTGCGCCGCCGCCTGGTGTACTCCTTCAACCCCACCACAGGCGGCGGCAACGACCTCGCCCTGGTCAACCGGATCCTGTCCGCGACCTTCGCCCCGTGA
- a CDS encoding GNAT family N-acetyltransferase yields MNFAHSTSGTGDNAIAVTRVSEMQWHAVEDDRTVGRGDASYRPDGRLFISIDAWHGSTFDRIADAMLADLPTPLYTVVDEADPDSRSAWERAGFAAVRREWGYRVPTDPQVTGLGSVRPPSGVTIVPAGEAEEGPLRSLDHIIRDEVEAAVGWQSMPAEVLPRPAGTTLVDPSKYAVARHLDQYVGLVRVAPLTRQPRIGLIAVRADRHRRGIARALLAHALGSLHRSGTASAWAEVNEANAAATALFENIGARRAAGTLELVRR; encoded by the coding sequence ATGAACTTTGCGCATTCCACTTCGGGCACGGGCGACAACGCAATCGCCGTCACGCGGGTTTCGGAGATGCAGTGGCACGCCGTGGAGGACGACCGGACGGTCGGCCGCGGCGACGCTTCGTACCGGCCCGACGGACGGCTCTTCATCAGCATCGACGCGTGGCACGGCTCGACCTTCGACCGCATCGCCGATGCGATGCTGGCGGACCTGCCCACACCGCTGTACACCGTCGTCGACGAGGCCGACCCCGACTCAAGGTCCGCCTGGGAGCGGGCCGGCTTCGCCGCCGTACGTCGCGAGTGGGGCTATCGCGTGCCCACCGACCCACAGGTCACCGGGCTCGGCTCGGTGCGACCCCCGTCGGGCGTGACGATCGTGCCCGCCGGTGAGGCGGAGGAGGGCCCACTGCGATCCCTGGACCACATCATCCGCGACGAGGTCGAGGCCGCCGTCGGATGGCAGTCGATGCCGGCCGAGGTGCTGCCCCGCCCGGCCGGAACCACCCTGGTCGATCCGTCGAAGTACGCGGTGGCACGGCACTTGGACCAGTACGTGGGACTGGTCCGGGTGGCTCCGCTGACCCGACAGCCACGGATCGGGCTGATCGCCGTCCGGGCCGACCGGCACCGCCGCGGCATCGCCCGGGCGCTGCTGGCGCACGCGCTGGGTTCGCTGCACCGCTCCGGGACCGCTTCGGCCTGGGCCGAGGTGAATGAGGCCAACGCGGCGGCCACCGCCCTCTTCGAGAACATCGGTGCCCGGCGCGCGGCCGGCACCCTGGAGCTCGTCCGCCGGTGA
- the infA gene encoding translation initiation factor IF-1, translated as MTKTAGGVEVEGTVIECLRNATFKVELQNGHTVLAHISGKIRKNYIKILPYDRVLVELSPYDLTRGRIRFRYRS; from the coding sequence ATGACAAAAACAGCAGGGGGCGTAGAAGTCGAAGGCACCGTCATCGAGTGCCTACGCAATGCCACCTTCAAGGTGGAGCTCCAGAACGGGCACACCGTGCTCGCCCACATCAGCGGGAAGATCCGGAAGAACTACATCAAGATCCTCCCGTACGACCGAGTGCTCGTGGAACTCAGCCCCTACGACCTCACCCGCGGCCGCATCCGCTTCCGATACAGGTCGTAG